CGTCCATCTCGTAGAACTTGGCGTGGACGTGGAAGATGCGGTCCATGTGTTCGAGGAGCCGCCTCGGGTTCGACCAGTTGTTGTGCCGCAGCATCTCGGCGGCGCGGATGTCCACCGGGTTGCCGCCCATGTTCCGCACGTCGCCCACCACGTACTCGGCCAGCACCCGGCGGTCGTACTGCTCCCGGATGTACTCGATGATGTGCGGCGTGGCGCCCTGCCGGATGAGCCGCTCGGCCATCACGGGCGGGAAGTGCTTGGTGAAGATGCCCATGTCGGGGATGAAACCCAGCAGCGGCGACCCCAGCCGGTCCATGAACTCGATGTGCCGCAGCACCCAGGGATGCTCGAAGTGCATGGGTGCGTGAATCTCCAGCCCCAGCCGCATGTTGGACTGCTCGGCGTGGGGCAGCACCTTCTCCATCAGCTCCGGCGACACGAAGTTCAGCACCCGGATCACCGTGCAGCCCAGGCGGCTCGCGTGCCGGATGTCGCGCACAAAGGACTCGACCTGCTCGTCCAGCGTCATCAGGCGGCCCCTGAACTTCTTCGTGTCGAGGAACATATCGTGGCAGACGGACACGGTGCCGTACTTCGCCATCATGGCGTGCCAGCCGTCATAGAAGGCGTCGTCCAGGTTGGGGAAGCCCGGCATCATCTGTTCGGCCAGCGACTCGATGCCGTAAGCGCCCATGC
The sequence above is a segment of the Deinococcus aerius genome. Coding sequences within it:
- a CDS encoding sugar phosphate isomerase/epimerase family protein, with the protein product MTQPQIKRGVSLYSFQEEFFLRKMTLEDCVAACASMGAYGIESLAEQMMPGFPNLDDAFYDGWHAMMAKYGTVSVCHDMFLDTKKFRGRLMTLDEQVESFVRDIRHASRLGCTVIRVLNFVSPELMEKVLPHAEQSNMRLGLEIHAPMHFEHPWVLRHIEFMDRLGSPLLGFIPDMGIFTKHFPPVMAERLIRQGATPHIIEYIREQYDRRVLAEYVVGDVRNMGGNPVDIRAAEMLRHNNWSNPRRLLEHMDRIFHVHAKFYEMDEQDRETSLGYEEVIPVLKEGGYSGYLASEYEGNRHIQDAFEVDSVEQVRRHQRMLARLIGEREVAHV